Genomic segment of Panthera leo isolate Ple1 chromosome B2, P.leo_Ple1_pat1.1, whole genome shotgun sequence:
ACCCAGGTCAGATGATCAGTTCCTAGCAGTGGGAACAGGCCCATTCTGGGCAGAGAGCAATGCTTCCCAACATTATGAGATGagcagaaaatgacaaaaaatttgCACAGCAAATGGTAAACGGGGGTGGGGAAACACCTACATGGAACTTGATAAGAACATAATTATAAGATATTGAAATTACATAAAACTTCCAGACAAAATCTCTACAAATTATTGAATGCTAACAGTTTATTGAGTGGTGTAAATAGTGCTCAgctattgtaaattttttttcattttttttttaaatttttaaaaataaaatatttatttatttttgaggtggtggcggggggggggggggtggtatatgagtgtgggaggggcagagagagccggagacacagaatccgagtaggctccaggctctgtgctgttagcacaggccccaatgcggggctcgaactcacaagccatgagatcatgacctgagccaaagttggacacttaactgactgaaccacccaggcaccccataaattttTGAAAggcatgaagaaaaatataattaacttcATGTACATGTCTGGTTTTCTTTAATTACCTAGAGAGTCTTTAGGAGCACAGACTACCTTCATGTTGCTTTGTGTTATACTCTTTGTTTCTTACACACCTACTACATGCAAAAGGAGTCcaataaatttttgaataaataggCCTAGGATcctaacatattttttaatacattcctCTGCTTTTCAATAAATAGACCTAGGATCCTAAcatgtttttcccctttaatgCTTAAATCCTTTTTCCCTTGGTCTCACCTGTGTGGTTTCGGCCCCCAGACTTCCTCATCTTCACTGGTGTGATGGTGTACTTGGTACGACTCTTCCAGGACACAAAATTGGCACTAAGGGTCACAGACGTAAGCACTGGGCGGCAGAGGAGCAACAATGAGGAAGAGGGCAGCTGGAGGAGGGTACTGCTTGTCACCTAGAGATAAACAAATCTCTTTACCTTAAAAGGTAACTGAAGAAGCATCGGAGAACCAAGGGTAAAGGAATAGACCAAGTAGCCTACTTCCTTCTAAGAATGTCCCAGACCAGCTGTCCAAAAGCTCCACCCTTCACCCTTGCACAAATACCAGGGTGGAATGTTTATACAGGTGTATGTGTATTGATTATCTCTCATTTGAGGTACTTCTTCAATGGAATATTCTCCCCCTTGGTGCATCTCCTTCCAAATTTGGCTCAAACCTCTCCTTCTGTGGGAAACTCTTCCTTCCCTAAACAACTCCCTTCTCCAAAGCTGGTAACTTTCCCATATCCATGTGCCACCATCAGCACCAATGCCTTTTGCCCCTCTGAATTTATGTTTCTGGGAGTATTTCAGATGTGAATGGAGGGGAAGGGTCATTTCTGTCTTGTTCCCTGCTGTATTCCCAGCATTTCACAGAGTaggttggtttggttttgatttttagtaTACATCTGCCAAACTCTACCATCACCCAGAAAGGGCCAGAGGAACAAGAGTTACAACTTCTCTTTTCTGTGACTCACCAATTGCCCACCAGGAACTTTGAGGATACCTTTACCTTAGCCTCCTAATATTGCTATCTTGCCCTGCATTCTCTGATCTCAGCAATAACTTGTCTTTAATGGTTTAAGAGACCAGGCTTTGAAGCCAGACTGTGTAGCTCCAACAGTTGATGTATGACCTTGGACTGCTGATCAATTTTCTCATACGTAAAATGGTAATGATAATTACCTTATACAGTGGTTGCAAggagttatttttgagagagagggagagtgcgcacaagcaggggaggggcagagagacagagaggatcccaagcgggctccgcgctgtcagcagcGAGcccccatgagatcacgacccgagccgaattcggatgcttaacagactgagccactcaggcgccctaggagttcatttatttaaaacatctattaCTTATGCTTGGCTTATGACTGACACTCAACGTCAGTTATTATTGAAATCTGTACAGTTATCTGTAAGATACTTTCACCTCCAATATCTCGTCCGAGGAATCCCGTGACCCTGTGGAACAGCCACAAttagagaagagaaagctgaggctGAGAGTGACTTATCCAACGTCCCAGGCCGGCGTGACTCCTGACCAGACTCGCATTCTCCGTCTCCCATCCCAGGGTGCCCACTCCGGCGGCCCGAATAGGAACAGCCTCATTCCGAGATTGGGTGGATTACCTGGGCGGCCGGGAGCAGGCTCGAGCTAAGGGTGGCGACGGCCGGGGGCGTCAGGCTCAGTGAGCCCATAGCGCGAGTCAGTACCCTTAGGGCCATGACGATAGCCAAGCTCCGCGGGGTTCAGCACACCACCGTTTCTTTTAGCCAGGCCGCCTGGCGCCTTTAGATGACGCTAACAAATCCCTGTGCCGTCGCTCTCATGACGTAATGAGGTGGGCAGACAACCCGAGACCAAGGTGAATACACACCTCCTTTCCTCCATGCGCGTGGTCGAAGCCAATCCACGGGCGACCCTTAGGTCGCGTGACTGAGAAGCCCGCTCCGCCCCCGGGAGCCGTCAAAACAATTACCTCGAGCGGCAGCCATGATGAATTTAAAGGGGCAGTACCGGCAAGGGCGGCAGCCAGACCGACAGACTGCGGGTGAGTCCGTGAGGGTACCTCCGGGACTGAGGCTTGAGGTCCCGCTACTTCTTTTCCGCACTCCACGACAGATGAACAACCCCCCACCAGCAGATCTCACACAAGTCCAGACAGACTGAAAAACTCCGCCCCCCCGCGATTCTTCCCGCCCCTCGGCgtccagacagacagacagacggcctgccccgccccctgctctaCCGACGGACTCATCGACCTCGGGATTCTCAGGTCCCTGGGTCCTCGCTCGTGACGCGGACCTCCGCCGCCCACCCGCACCTctcccccgcgcccccgcccatCTCATTCTGTCCCCACCCTGGGCCCCAGGGCAGGTCGACAGGCTGGGTCACTTCTCCGACCGCTTTCCCAGGCGGGGAGATCAACTCCCAGCGCAGTGTTTCCCTGTAACCCTGCAGCCGCTCTGTAGACCTGCCATTCTTCCCTGCATCATCAGGCGTCTGAGAGGCACCCTAAGGTGACTTCTCTCAGAGCCTGTTAGTAGGTGGTCATGACAGAGACAAAGCCATGAAAGTGAATGGGTCAGGAGTGACCAGGTCTTTCTCCTCACCCTTTCCCAGACACGCCCCTTGCCGCAGATCTCAGATCAAGTCTCACTCCCTTCTTGGGAGAAAATAGCTCCCCAGGCCTAGGGTGGGACGTTGGCTCCGGGAAGGAAGAGGGACACACTGGTCGCCTTTGAAGGCCTgtaggtagagagagggagggtgcttgccctgagtagggctctgtgccaggTCCTCTGGGTGGCTGTGAGGTGGTGAGAGAAGGGGTGGGAACGCTGGACTTCTGGACTTTGGGCAGGGCAGATCCTTGTGAGTCCCTGGCTACTGAAAGAGTTTCTTCCGGGCTCTGGCCTGAGCGCCACAGCCGAGGGTTCTGCTCTGTGTACCTACCGGTAAGAGGACTTCAAAGATGAGAAACAAGGCTCTTTTGAGGAAGTAGGAAAAGAGCCTGACACCTGGAGGGTGGGAAGTATGGGCTGACGGCctagtggggagaggcagagtttACCGGGTTTGGAGATGCTGGCCTTAGCTCTGTGGGTGGCGCAGTCTGAAGACCTGGAGCTTTCTGGGCCCCTCTCATCTGGGTCGTGCAATGAAGgtgccttttttccttcttctctctcttccctgtaaCTTTGAAACCTGtatggtttctattttttgaaacctCTGCACCATTTTCTTTATATCTCCTGTTTGCTTTAACCCTGTTTCCTTTGCAGCTTTCTCCAGACACCCTCTGTGTTTCCTATAATGCCGTCTCCCATCTGATTCCTTTTCCTATTCCTGACCCAAGCTCTCTCTCCAACAACACTTCCTATTCTCTTCCTAATTTCTAAATCTGTTTGCTAGTTGTCAGTACTTTTGTTCCTTCCATTGTCTTTCTTTGTTCAAATcgattcctctccctctctctttcccttagcTTTGTGTTTAGTGTTGTAGGCTCCTTTCCCACTGATCACTCTCTCTCCAATTAAACCAGAAGGTCACCCATactctctcttgtctcttccctCTAACCAAGGTACTCAGcctctctttctcatctttaCCCCCAATGAGCTCTGTTGTTTCTCCTCAGCCCAGGCAAGGTCCCCGTGGCCAAGATGTCAGGCCTGGTGTTGGGGCAGCGGGATGAGCCTGCAGGGCACAGGCTCAGCCAGGAGGAGATCCTGGGAAGTACCCGGCTGGTGAGCCAAGGGCTGGAGGCCCTACACAGTGAACATCAGGCTGTCCTGCAAAGTCTGTCCCATACCATCGAGTGTCTGCAGCAAGGAGGCCATGAAGAAGGGCTGGTGCATGAGAAGGCTCGGCAGCTGCGACGTTCCATGGAGAACATCGAGCTGGGGCTGAGTGAGGCCCAggtgagagggaggaggtggtGCAAGTGGCTTTGGGGTCTGATTGGAGTTTTGGGGTCATTTAGGATCTCCTTGTCCTAGATGTTTGCCTTCATTCCTTCAGTAAACATGTATTAAGTCCCTTCTTTGTGCCGGGCACAAGTCTTCTGGGCACTGGAGACACATCACTGAACTCAACAGTCAAAAATCTTTGCCATctcagagcttacattctagctgggggaggcagacaatacacaaataagtaaatcatTCTGTACGTCAGAGTGATAATTGCTAAGAAAGAAGGGtaagaataaaacagagaagaggGTTGGGGGATATGGAGAGAAGATACACCTTTAGATAGCATGGTCAAAGAAAGCCTTCCTGAAAAGGTGGCATGTGAGCAAAGATTTGAAGATGAGGGAATGAGTCCTACAATAAATGGGGGAAAATCATCTTAAGCAGAGTGGACAGTACGTACAAAGGTCCTGAACTGGAGCCTTCTCGACAAGTTCAATGAGGGACCAGCGTGGCTGCAGGAGAGTGGATGAGGTGAAGCAAAATAGAAATTGAAGTACAAGAGGTAGAATGGttgggagagaaagggacagatcaTGTGAAACTTGAAGGTCATCATAGGACTTTGTTTTTACTCTGAATGAGATGAAAGCTATTGGAATATattgagcagaggagtgatgtGGTCtagcttaacattttttttataactttattatttatttatttatttatttatttttaaatttattttgagagagagagagagagagagagcatgcaagtagggaaggggcagagagagtgagagagagagagagagagagagagagaatcccaagcaggctctgcaccactagggcagagcctgatatgggacttgaactcacgaactgtgagatcatgacccgagttgaagttggacgcttaaccgactgagccacccaagtgtcccaagtCTAGCTTAACATTTAAAAGGTtcggcttggggcacctgggtggttcagtcagttaagcattgactcttgatttcaggtcatgatctcatggtttgtgagatctccACTATCAACGCGGAGACTATTTgggaaattctctctctgtctctctccctctctcaaaataaaataaagcaacattaaaaaaaaataaaaggatcatCTGGCTGCTGGGTTGAGAACAGAGCCTAAGTGAAAAGGGCAGAAACAGAGGCTTGTGAGGAGGCTATTGTAGTCATCCAGATGGGAACTGATGGTGGCCTGGCCCAGGGTGGTGGCTATGGAGCTGGTGAGAGATTGGATTCAGGGTATATTTTGAGGGTAGAGCTATTGCTACTCAATCCCGCCTCCTGGCTCCTGCCAGTTTTGCTGCCTCCCAGTAGGCTCCCCTTCCACTTATCCCCGACATTCCGATCCAGAGTCGGCACTTACAGGATGTGCCCATCTAGGTGATGCTGGCTTTGGCCAGCCACCTGAGCACAGTGGAGTCGGAGAAGCAGAAACTGCGGGCTCAGGTACGGCGGCTGTGTCAGGAGAACCAGTGGCTCCGGGACGAGCTGGCGGGCACCCAGCAGCGGCTGCAGCGTAGCGAACAGGCTGTGGCTCagctggaggaggaaaagaagcacCTGGAGTTCCTGGGGCAGCTGCGACAGTATGACGAGGATGGGCACACCGCGGTAAGCATGCACAGGCAAGGCTGGCTTCGGGGCAGACAGCTGGGAGTCACTATGGACCTGGGGGCGGTTGTTCCATCTGGTGTAGGGGCCAGCAGTGCTGCACAGCCTGCCCCCACCTGGCAGGATGCAGGTCCTGACACCAACTCCAGACAACAGCAAGGTGGAAAcagtattcactcattcaatcgACATTTAATTACATGACAGCtatgtatgccaggcactgtgtgctCTGCTGGGGGTGCAGCAGTGAACAAGGCAGACAGAGTTCTTGCTCTCACAGTTACAGGTTTGGGATGGGGGAAAGGCAGATAAGCACCTGGACAATTCCAATCCAGAATCCTAAGTGCTACAATGAGGGAAAGCATAGCAGAGTCAAGGAAGACCCTCCTAAAATTTGCTCTCAAAATGTGTGAAATTTAACCCTCACTCAACAGTCATTTATTTATCCTTCTGCCTTAGGCAGTGTGAGAGGATGTGTGTAAGGGAGATGTAAAGAACtataaaagaggggcacctgggtggcttagtggtggttaagtgtctggcttcagctcaggtcatgatctcaaggttcatgagttcaagccccacattgagctctctgaggttagtgcagagcctgcttcagatcctctgtttcgctctctctctgtgccacccctccaccccaccacactctctctttctcaaaaatagacaaacattaataatttttttaaaatttatgtttatttatttttgaaggagagagagagagacagcacgaacgggggaggggcagagagagagggagacacagaatccgaagtccgaagcaggctccaggctctgagccatcagtacagaccctgatgcagggcttgaactcacgagctataagatgatgacctgagccgaagttgcacgcttaaccaactgagccacccaggcgcccctaaataaacactttttaaaaaaatattggaaaaaaaagaactataagagAGAGTTCTGCCTTCTCAAGCCTATAATATAGCTGTAGGGTCAAGGCTTACACATGAGAACACATATGTGACAACATAAAGGAGCAAATGCTCAGTGCTGGGTGAATGGTTGTCAGTATGGGAAAAATTCTAAGATTGGTTTGTGGGGGCTGGAATGGCCTGAGAAGGATTCACAGATGGGGTACAGGGATGGATAGGTAAGATTAAGGTTGGATTTTTTAGCTGAACAGGTTAGGAGTTGGGCTGGATTTTGATGGATGATgatgagggggagggaggagctttCTAGACTAAGGTTGGGTATGTGTCATATATAAGACTCCAGGACTAGAAAGCTGGCCTGTCCCAGGGAAGTAGGATGATTTGCAAGGGACAGACACATTGGTGAGTCTGGGTGGGAGGGTTGGAGGTGTTTGTACAAGGCTAACATGCCTGGTGGGGCAAAGCAAATTTGCCCATGTCGAAGTAGGTGAGACACTGAGGGTTGAGCACTAAGTCCAGAGTGAGTGGTAGCAGTTGAAGGGCACAAGGCTGAGCTCGACCCTTTGAGTACGTGTCAATAAGATCAGACACACTCCTTGCCCTCAGGAAAGACAGGACAGACATATAATCAGTGTAAACACACAGGGATCAGCACTGGGCTATAATTACAAGAGttgaggaggagaggggtggaggcTAAAGAATGAGGATACTTAGAAAGCTCTTAATGTGAAGGAAGGAGAGTTACAGACAAGAGCAGTATGAGATTGGCGGACAGATGCTGGCCTTCCCAGGGGCAGAGACATGAACAAGGGTCTTCTCACCTGTCAGTGATTTCATGGGTTAGAGAGGCCCTGAAGAGGCTGCTTGGGGATATCTTGGCCTAGACATGTTGCTTCCTCCcttccaggaagagaaggagggtgaTGCCACCAAGGATTCCCTGGATGATCTCTTCCCcaatgaggaggaagaagaccCCAGCAATGGCTGTGAGTCTGCCTCTGGAGCTGGAGGGTGAAGGGGGGCAGCAGAGGGCTGGTCCCAGCTGTGGCCTGCCTTGCATACAGGATGCTCACCTTCCAGAAATAGGTTCTGCACTTTCCCTGGATATAGGGCAGGGACTGGGCTAGTGCTTTGATTTCCTCAGCCTCCCCATTATTCATCAACACTTAAACACTTCATGTGTACTGGGCACTATGGTAGGCACTAGGGATACCAAGTTGAGAGTGATGAAGTTCTCGCCAGTAAGGAGCTCATAGTCGAATGGCATAATGACCCTGGAGTCATGGAAGAGCATGAACTCCTCAAGGGAAAGAACCAGGTCTTATTTTTGTATCCCTGACACAGCCCCTGGCTTATCCTGGTTGAGTAAGTTTTTTCGAATGAATGAATTAGTGGGTGAACAAGTTGGTTTGTGAGGGGCCCAGGTAGAAGGGAGTGGGCAAAGGAATAGCAGGTTGAGGTGGGTCTTAGGGAAAGGCCTGGTGAGGGGTGGGCACAGGCACGCAACAAGACATGGAGAGGACAGACGGCAAAGGGGAGAAGAAGAGTGCCCTGAGGAAGTCTCCTGTTCAATGTCTGCGATGGTTAGTGTCCCGTGGCCAGGGTGCCCAGCACAGCGGATACGAGATCCCGGCGAGGTTACGGACACTGCACAACTTGGTGATCCAGTATGCTGCCCAGGGTCGCTATGAGGTGGCTGTGCCTCTCTGCAAGCAGGCACTGGAGGACTTGGAGCGCACATCTGGCCGCGGCCACCCTGATGTCGCGACCATGCTCAACATCCTTGCTTTGGTGTATCGGTGAGTCCTGGCCTCTTCCTCTCCCAAATCAGCCTCCAGATTCCCACGTTGAGCCACCTTTGGCTCCCATTCCTCCTCTCCACAGGGTACCTCTTCTCACTGCTGGGTCTCCTAAGTGACCCAGTAGGGGCCTTCTCTTGCACCAGCACTCTTGTTCTTTCTGTACCTGAGCCCTTGACCTCAGAGACACTCATCTCTCAGGCTCTTTGcttctccattctctcctttGGGGAgggtctctttccctctttttccatctcttgcATCCTATAGCTTGTCTCCACTTGGTGTGGCAGTGTTCTGCATCCAAGGATAGGTGTGTTGGTGAGCTCTCGCTGCTTACCCCAGGCTTCCTGTCTCCTCATGGGGGCCCCAATCCCTAAATGTACCTCCGTATTcctaaagggaaggaaggaagaagatggCTTGGGTCAGAGTTCGGGGTAACCCCTTGTTacttctctcctcttccagggACCAGAATAAGTATAAGGAAGCTGCCCACCTGCTGAATGATGCCCTCAGCATCCGGGAGAGCACCCTGGGCCGGGACCACCCTGCAGTCAGTATTCCTTGTCCTCCTTGCTCCATGCTATTTTGGCTTCCCTTAGTTTGTTTATCTGCTGCCCTCAGCCCACTCACTAGGGGTGCTCAGGGTAGAGGCATGAGGGCTCCATTCTTCCAGGACTCTCTGCtaaggccagtggttctcaactctcTGAGACCCAAtgacttgatctttttttttttttaaatttttttaatgtttatttatttttgagagagtgagacagagcgggagcagggggaggggcagagagagggggagataccgaatcggaagcagactccaggctctgagccatcagcacagagcctgacgtggggctcgaaccacaaactgtgagatcatgacctgagccaaagtcagatgctcaacagactgagccacccaggcaccccccaatgaCTCCATCTTATAACAAGTATTTTCCTGAAGCATAATTCATAGATGCTATAACTGACCTACACATACAATTCCAAAAAGTATTGAGTGAGATTGGGCCACATAGGGCTctatgcggagcctgcttgggattctccctttctctctctctgtccctctcccacatgtgcacacgtgctctttctctctctcaaaagaaataaataaacttaaaaaaaaatggaatgaggaaagtaacttacaataaaataatatatagtatacgtcacaatgaaatgaaaatgtaacatGGTAACAGTTTTACTGAGTACAACCATGCAAGAAAACATACTATATGATTTACCTATAACTAATATAATGTATAACTTTAGATTTAGAAAAAGTATAAGACCAGTAAGACATTTTATATAAGAAGTACTAAAAAAATGacagagcaggggtgcctggctggctcagtcagaaaagcatgcaactcttgatcttgaggcctatgccccacattgggtgtagagattactaaaaacatagataaataaaattttttaaaaaatgacagagcAGAAGTATTGATGGGTACGAGACTAAGATCCAGTGTTAGACTAACAACAGGCCAGATTTATTCGTACatgataagaaaaagagagaaataacctTAAGTAGGGATAACATGCCAAGACAAATGATCAATTGTAACAGTGGAGAAAATGAGAAGGTATTTTTGCAAATGCGTTGTGTGAACATAATTGCCTATGTTACAACATGTGATAGGCACAGATGATGTCACTCGGAAAACATAGCTCCTATCTTGATATCTCGCTAAGTGTCAACAGCTTACAGCGTTTGACTGTCTGGGAGGACATTCCAAAGTTAACAGAGCTGTCCCACACGCGCTGAACATCCTTGGCTTCCCACAGATAATAGTGCCCCCAATCTTTATGGCAACCAAAAACCCTACAAAACCTCACCTACAGAAATATCTAAAAATCCCCCTAGAGGGCGATACCACTCCCAGAGAGGACCTCAGAACCTCCAGTTCAGTTGCTTCTCCCCGCTGTCGCCTCTGGCTAGGAGACAGCAGAGTCCAATTCTCTTGGGAGTTGTGCAGTGTGGGGCCCTGTTGTGCGGGAGGAGGAGGAACTCCAATGTTCCAGGTCCCTGAAAGCACTGATGCTGAGAGGACGGGCCTGTCTTCCTAGGTGGCTGCCACACTCAACAATCTGGCTGTGCTCTATGGCAAGAGGGGCAAATACAAGGAGGCAGAGCCACTGTGCCAACGTGCACTGGAGATTCGAGAAAAGGTGCCTGTGCTCGCTCACTGTTCCCTGCTGGGGTGATCCTTCCTCCATCATCTCTCTTCCAGATTACCCTCC
This window contains:
- the KLC4 gene encoding kinesin light chain 4 — protein: MSGLVLGQRDEPAGHRLSQEEILGSTRLVSQGLEALHSEHQAVLQSLSHTIECLQQGGHEEGLVHEKARQLRRSMENIELGLSEAQVMLALASHLSTVESEKQKLRAQVRRLCQENQWLRDELAGTQQRLQRSEQAVAQLEEEKKHLEFLGQLRQYDEDGHTAEEKEGDATKDSLDDLFPNEEEEDPSNGLSRGQGAQHSGYEIPARLRTLHNLVIQYAAQGRYEVAVPLCKQALEDLERTSGRGHPDVATMLNILALVYRDQNKYKEAAHLLNDALSIRESTLGRDHPAVAATLNNLAVLYGKRGKYKEAEPLCQRALEIREKVLGTDHPDVAKQLNNLALLCQNQGKYEAVERYYRRALAIYEGQLGPDNPNVARTKNNLASCYLKQGKYAEAETLYKEILTRAHLQEFGSVDDDHKPIWMHAEEREEMSKSRHREGGTPYTEYGGWYKACKVSSPTVNTTLRNLGALYRRQGKLEAAETLEECALRSQKQGTDPISQTKVAELLGEGDSGRTSQEGSGGSVKYEGGEDASVAVEWSGDGSGTLQRSGSLGKIRDVLRRSSELLVRKLQGTEPRPSSSNMKRAASLNYLNQPSAAPLQVSRGLSASTTDLSSSS